The following coding sequences are from one Pigmentibacter sp. JX0631 window:
- a CDS encoding SGNH/GDSL hydrolase family protein: protein MKFLKFLFTFIVSIFFLNSVTAYDFKNVIQISSGKRHTCALQSNGEVYCWGDNLNYQLGSLGNDSSIPKIVPNLNNVVSISAGGQHTCALKKNGSVQCWGLNTFGQLGIPIQLNQPRIASLKEIKELKNIKSISLGENHSCALDNLGDIYCWGDNSEGQLLTNQLSESALPIKNNYISKITMISSGNQHICALHGKGEVFCWGDNRSGQVGNRKIQNKTIVNLVQNLKNIKSIYAGGSSTCALNTSNNLYCWGDNTFSQLGVENTIENKNAKFPVPFKLDHFQDIKDISIGDNHVCGLTKNNTVICWGSNSKNNFQLGTVTKNTIHYLPLEVPNLLDINSISAGGIHTCALKNNGTVYCWGNNFQGQLGNGEFSASYGRPYKVSILNYQEKKQHQYSLACYYYEINNSQSDSGVNQTIYNNSNISYYWGVESKTDETNYASLNGHIEDGFFIETKLTYQNALEYCNNIIYLKNKSAKNLNVLKLYDIKAILQAEIQDFVYPIYFMNPLRNEQIKRIVVFGDSLSDNGNLKEFTHYLPSDPYFKGRFSNGLVWGDYYSIINQVPILNFAYGGAKTKSEINKPMYKIVSFLKSGVRNLITGGMTDYINKYLKNYLNGNTFKGNFTIQSPDETLYVIWIGGNDYLEIMNSKSDYTRLVDNDSYKMSEGIVSNIMNSIYQLQHAGAKHILLLSLPNIGMTPEGILNDNYNFSGGKFKTKEQVYYRLSEIVQIHNSILKQKVEERNSKPLNSLIYYVDINPYLSKFINSENFLDGSKFSYDLMYLNSAYTFKDFDSNTIQLPCYKGEFKRNPVANPFQSQKNLFCADKKEITNVRTLFWDSVHPTSYTHCLIAYVIQHNLGKQQLVNSPSNSIFEYKNYCLANFYERKIYD, encoded by the coding sequence ATGAAGTTCTTAAAATTTTTATTCACTTTTATTGTCAGTATATTTTTCTTAAATTCAGTTACTGCTTACGATTTTAAAAATGTAATTCAAATTTCATCAGGAAAGAGACATACATGTGCACTACAAAGTAATGGTGAAGTATATTGTTGGGGGGATAACTTAAATTACCAATTAGGCAGTTTAGGAAATGACAGCAGTATTCCTAAAATCGTCCCAAATTTAAATAATGTTGTTTCCATTTCTGCTGGTGGGCAGCATACTTGCGCTCTAAAAAAAAATGGAAGTGTACAATGCTGGGGACTGAATACTTTTGGTCAATTAGGAATACCCATTCAGCTAAATCAACCTAGAATAGCTTCCTTAAAAGAAATAAAAGAATTAAAAAATATTAAAAGTATTTCACTAGGAGAAAATCATTCTTGTGCATTAGATAATTTAGGGGATATTTATTGTTGGGGAGATAATAGCGAAGGTCAATTACTAACAAATCAATTATCAGAATCTGCGTTACCTATAAAAAATAATTACATTTCAAAAATAACTATGATCAGTTCAGGTAACCAACACATTTGTGCTTTACATGGAAAAGGTGAAGTTTTTTGTTGGGGTGATAATAGAAGCGGACAAGTCGGTAATAGGAAAATACAAAATAAAACTATAGTTAATTTAGTTCAAAATTTAAAAAATATAAAAAGTATCTACGCAGGTGGTTCATCAACTTGCGCATTAAATACTTCTAATAACTTATACTGCTGGGGGGATAATACATTTTCCCAGTTAGGAGTAGAAAATACTATTGAAAATAAAAATGCGAAGTTTCCTGTTCCTTTTAAACTCGATCATTTCCAAGATATTAAAGATATTAGTATTGGAGATAATCATGTTTGCGGTTTAACAAAAAATAATACAGTTATTTGTTGGGGTAGTAATTCTAAAAATAACTTTCAATTAGGTACTGTCACTAAAAATACAATTCACTACTTACCATTAGAAGTTCCAAATTTACTAGATATCAATTCAATATCTGCTGGAGGAATTCATACCTGTGCATTAAAAAACAATGGAACAGTTTATTGTTGGGGAAATAATTTCCAAGGACAATTAGGAAATGGTGAATTTTCAGCTTCCTATGGAAGACCTTACAAAGTTTCAATTCTAAATTACCAAGAAAAGAAACAACATCAATATTCACTTGCTTGTTACTATTACGAAATAAATAATTCTCAATCTGATAGTGGAGTAAATCAAACTATATATAATAATTCAAATATTTCTTACTATTGGGGAGTTGAATCAAAAACAGATGAAACAAATTATGCTTCTTTAAATGGGCACATTGAAGATGGATTTTTTATAGAAACAAAGTTAACTTATCAGAATGCTCTGGAGTATTGTAATAATATTATTTATCTTAAAAATAAGTCAGCAAAAAATTTAAACGTTCTAAAATTATATGATATTAAAGCAATTTTACAAGCTGAAATACAAGATTTTGTATATCCAATTTATTTCATGAATCCACTGCGAAATGAACAAATTAAAAGAATAGTAGTATTTGGTGATAGTTTATCTGATAACGGAAATTTAAAAGAATTTACTCATTATCTTCCAAGTGATCCTTATTTTAAAGGAAGATTTAGTAATGGTTTAGTATGGGGAGATTACTATAGTATAATAAATCAAGTACCTATTTTAAACTTTGCATATGGTGGAGCAAAAACAAAGTCAGAGATCAATAAACCAATGTATAAAATAGTTTCTTTTTTAAAGTCTGGAGTTAGAAACTTAATAACTGGTGGTATGACTGACTATATTAATAAATATCTGAAAAATTATTTAAATGGAAATACATTTAAAGGAAATTTTACAATACAATCACCTGATGAGACACTTTATGTTATATGGATAGGCGGAAATGATTATTTAGAAATTATGAATAGTAAAAGCGATTATACAAGGTTGGTTGATAATGATAGCTATAAAATGAGTGAAGGAATTGTAAGTAATATAATGAATAGTATTTATCAGTTACAGCATGCTGGAGCGAAACATATTTTATTGCTTAGTTTACCAAATATAGGAATGACTCCAGAAGGTATTTTAAATGACAATTATAATTTTTCTGGCGGAAAGTTTAAAACTAAGGAGCAAGTTTATTATCGTTTGTCTGAAATAGTACAAATTCATAATTCAATATTGAAACAGAAAGTTGAAGAGAGAAATTCAAAACCTTTAAATTCTTTAATATATTATGTTGATATTAACCCATATTTATCAAAATTTATCAATAGTGAGAATTTTCTTGATGGAAGTAAATTTTCTTATGATTTAATGTATTTAAATAGTGCATATACTTTTAAAGATTTTGATAGCAATACTATTCAGCTTCCTTGTTACAAAGGTGAATTTAAACGAAATCCTGTGGCAAATCCTTTTCAATCACAAAAAAATTTATTTTGTGCAGATAAAAAGGAGATTACTAATGTACGAACTTTATTTTGGGATTCTGTCCATCCAACAAGTTATACGCATTGTTTAATTGCATACGTTATCCAACATAATTTAGGTAAACAGCAATTAGTGAATAGTCCAAGTAATTCTATCTTTGAGTATAAGAATTATTGTTTAGCAAATTTTTATGAAAGAAAAATTTACGATTAA
- a CDS encoding GAF domain-containing sensor histidine kinase translates to MKSFAIFDPKRILTELNFKELTDTLSILCNSAIAAVSIKIDDKIFFMSAKGLKVKKIKYEESYCKYSIKSKKVFLIKNALKDKRLANNLYFTGKNKFVFYAGYPLILKNRRVIGSIFIMDKKPRLLTKNQLLFLKKYSIIIINYIELFLKNVELDTIHFNYIKESRFNSISMLSSGISHEINTPLAIISGKLNIIDEKIKKFLVVNTNLKIEKDFDTIKTGIERIRKIIFALKKFSELSDEEPFTENKLIDIFKAIFFLLEKKLQNSNIKIKINIDENFKLKCKLINLSHVFFNLIINAYESLLNSNKDEKWIKIESHVNNSDLIVKFIDNGNGLKKEDIEKIMEPFFSTKNVCNIPKGLGLSIAKGIIKAQKGEIYYDNSTDFTTFIVLFPLQK, encoded by the coding sequence ATGAAAAGTTTTGCGATTTTTGACCCAAAAAGAATTTTAACTGAATTAAACTTCAAAGAATTAACAGATACTCTTTCAATTCTTTGCAATTCTGCTATTGCTGCAGTATCGATTAAAATTGACGATAAAATATTTTTTATGTCTGCAAAAGGATTGAAAGTTAAAAAAATAAAATATGAAGAATCATATTGCAAATATTCCATTAAAAGTAAGAAAGTATTTTTGATAAAAAATGCTTTGAAAGATAAAAGGCTAGCAAATAATTTATATTTTACAGGTAAAAATAAATTTGTTTTTTATGCTGGATACCCTTTGATTTTAAAAAATAGAAGAGTTATTGGAAGCATTTTTATAATGGATAAAAAACCAAGATTATTAACGAAAAATCAATTACTTTTTTTAAAGAAGTATTCAATAATTATAATAAATTATATTGAATTGTTTCTGAAAAATGTTGAATTAGATACAATTCATTTTAATTACATAAAAGAATCAAGATTTAATTCTATATCTATGCTTTCCTCTGGAATTTCTCATGAAATTAATACACCTCTTGCGATTATTAGTGGAAAATTAAATATCATTGATGAGAAAATTAAGAAATTTTTGGTTGTAAACACAAACTTAAAAATAGAAAAAGATTTTGATACAATCAAAACAGGAATTGAAAGAATTCGTAAAATAATATTTGCATTAAAAAAGTTCTCAGAACTTTCTGATGAAGAACCCTTCACTGAGAATAAGTTAATAGATATATTTAAAGCTATTTTTTTCTTACTTGAGAAAAAATTACAAAATAGCAATATAAAAATAAAAATAAACATAGATGAAAATTTCAAATTAAAATGTAAATTAATTAATTTGTCACATGTTTTTTTTAACCTGATTATAAATGCCTATGAGAGTTTATTAAACTCGAATAAAGATGAAAAGTGGATCAAAATAGAATCACATGTAAATAATTCTGATTTAATTGTAAAATTTATTGATAATGGAAATGGTTTAAAAAAAGAAGATATAGAGAAAATAATGGAACCATTTTTTTCTACAAAAAACGTTTGCAATATTCCGAAAGGTCTTGGTTTGTCAATTGCAAAAGGAATAATTAAAGCGCAAAAAGGTGAAATATATTATGACAATTCTACAGATTTTACCACTTTTATAGTTCTTTTTCCATTGCAGAAATAA
- a CDS encoding NAD(P)H-dependent oxidoreductase has translation MTFTDFLKFRHACKQFDPSKNISLEDKKNILEYARLSPSSFGLEPWKFIAISNKELREKLKPACWNQNQITSSSFIVLCLSYMPHHFRGKTEFLKQRVGRKSSGEMLDNYLNMIISYLAMQNTQEWAKRQVYIPLANMMTGAASLGIDSCPMEGFEIEKVHPILKEIIDWNELDLVAIVAFGHRLNQQSPQTREASNSVIEFID, from the coding sequence ATGACTTTTACTGATTTTTTAAAATTTAGACATGCATGTAAGCAATTTGATCCAAGCAAAAATATCTCATTAGAGGATAAAAAAAATATACTAGAATATGCTCGCCTATCTCCGTCCTCATTTGGATTAGAACCATGGAAATTTATAGCTATTTCAAATAAAGAATTACGAGAAAAATTAAAGCCAGCTTGTTGGAATCAAAATCAAATTACCTCATCATCTTTTATTGTCTTATGTCTTTCTTATATGCCTCATCACTTTAGAGGTAAAACTGAATTTCTAAAACAAAGAGTGGGAAGGAAATCATCTGGCGAAATGCTAGATAATTATTTAAACATGATAATTAGTTATTTAGCTATGCAAAATACCCAAGAATGGGCTAAACGTCAGGTATATATTCCATTAGCAAATATGATGACTGGAGCAGCATCACTAGGAATTGATTCTTGCCCAATGGAAGGATTTGAAATTGAAAAAGTTCATCCTATTTTAAAAGAAATAATTGATTGGAATGAACTAGATTTAGTTGCTATTGTGGCATTTGGACATAGGTTAAATCAACAATCTCCTCAAACAAGAGAAGCGAGCAATTCAGTAATTGAATTTATTGACTAA
- a CDS encoding SpoIIE family protein phosphatase: MKKRNEGSKIKIKIFISSIISIIFVISIAFVTKKFLDEFNETESSITKLINTTGKQRMLTQKIMILIQSVNAKNLDSATIIKSDLLSSIQEMKKANEIIMNGSPKENILKITNSEIERILNNKVNLYKRINEYTNLAEENAKKNDYSEFLLEYNIYKMNSLLLDLEKLSKLYANESDLQSRKISALSIIMIISYLITSIISLFFIFKPLANHIANLYLNLEKKFHENDLKFKMLEIESKFAEKCLQDLYPRVEYNPSFNTDLISLAAFSQSAKELGKDWWGIYEFGKIKVILIGDVFGHDKGTTIVIDSITKFFENAIDKKALDKINFLDVFKHLNQTIQELGIQNQLTLTMSILVLDDNLNRVKFINAGHSFPYLVEYNEKDEIKISRFKSKGHSLGVKQNNSSLAEEEIKITEYEFKDTAMILLFTAGIVNNKDKFEKDYSEKNLKKVFEKNNFKDKNALYVLDIITSDAFRHYDSKHISEDITCIVIKRT; encoded by the coding sequence ATGAAAAAAAGAAATGAAGGTAGTAAAATAAAAATTAAAATTTTTATTTCTTCAATTATTTCTATAATTTTTGTAATATCCATTGCTTTTGTAACTAAAAAATTTCTAGACGAATTTAATGAAACTGAATCATCAATTACTAAATTAATAAATACAACAGGTAAGCAGAGAATGCTTACTCAAAAAATAATGATACTAATTCAATCAGTAAATGCAAAAAATTTAGATAGCGCGACTATCATAAAAAGTGATTTACTATCAAGCATTCAAGAAATGAAAAAAGCAAATGAAATTATTATGAATGGAAGTCCTAAAGAAAATATATTAAAAATAACTAATAGTGAAATAGAGAGAATATTAAATAATAAGGTAAACCTATACAAAAGAATAAATGAATATACTAATTTAGCAGAAGAAAACGCTAAAAAGAATGATTATAGTGAATTTCTGTTGGAATATAATATTTATAAAATGAATAGCTTATTACTAGATCTTGAAAAATTATCTAAGCTATATGCTAATGAAAGTGATTTGCAGTCAAGAAAAATTAGCGCTTTATCAATTATTATGATTATTAGTTACTTAATAACATCTATTATATCTTTATTTTTCATTTTTAAACCTTTAGCCAATCATATAGCTAATTTGTATTTAAATCTTGAAAAAAAATTTCATGAAAATGATTTAAAATTCAAAATGCTAGAAATAGAAAGTAAATTTGCTGAAAAATGTTTACAAGATCTTTATCCAAGAGTTGAATACAATCCCTCATTTAATACCGATTTAATATCACTTGCTGCATTTTCCCAAAGCGCTAAAGAACTAGGAAAAGACTGGTGGGGAATTTATGAATTTGGAAAAATTAAGGTTATTCTAATTGGTGATGTATTTGGACATGATAAAGGGACGACAATTGTAATTGACTCTATAACTAAATTTTTTGAAAATGCTATTGACAAAAAAGCATTGGATAAAATTAATTTTTTAGATGTATTCAAGCATCTAAATCAAACTATTCAAGAATTAGGAATACAAAACCAACTTACTCTAACAATGTCAATATTAGTTCTTGATGATAACTTAAATAGAGTAAAATTTATAAATGCAGGGCATAGTTTTCCATATCTTGTAGAATATAATGAAAAAGATGAAATAAAAATTTCTAGATTTAAAAGTAAAGGACACAGCTTGGGTGTTAAACAAAACAACTCATCATTAGCAGAAGAAGAAATAAAAATTACAGAATATGAATTTAAAGACACGGCTATGATTCTTTTATTTACCGCAGGAATTGTCAATAATAAAGATAAATTTGAGAAAGATTATAGCGAAAAAAATTTGAAAAAAGTTTTTGAAAAAAATAACTTTAAAGACAAAAATGCTTTATATGTATTAGATATAATAACTTCTGATGCTTTTCGGCACTATGATTCAAAGCATATCAGTGAAGATATTACATGCATTGTTATTAAAAGAACTTAA